In Nonomuraea sp. NBC_00507, the following are encoded in one genomic region:
- a CDS encoding PEP/pyruvate-binding domain-containing protein, producing MNTALDFSEIDGGMLAEVGGKAANLGELTRAGLPVPPGWVLTTEAYRQVADGLETGGEGLAERARRHLLQAPVPAAVHETIVKHYAALGPDAPVAVRSSATAEDLPFASFAGQQETYLNVVGAEAVAEAVRRCWASLWTDRAVAYRESNGIDHAAVRLAVVVQVMVDSQVAGVMFTANPVTGRRREAVIDASPGLGEAVVSGAVNPDRFVVCGGEILERHAGDKRLAIRSLPGGGTERVETTHDGLCLTDAQVLALAELGARVEDHYGAPQDTEWAIDADGTLWLTQARPITTLYPLPETTREGLRVFFSVNVAQGVMGPITPLGLSAFKLISGGAASLPGYGPADPLDGPSFVSVAGQRLWLDITTAVRSRPGRTILPRALTLGEARTATVMERLVEDPRLSLVPASRRPFLRALARFAHRVHAPSRVLMALTRPERALAYAARLGGELDKRLQVPDSATPAQRLDHAERMLAGTFPTIISIMPIVITGYGLFALASKLSGVPLAEMQDVLRSVPHNPTTEMDLELWALATRIEPAPFKELPVAELVRRYKEGGLPPVAQREITAFLDKYGHRGVAEIDLGVPRWSEEPAHILGVLANYLRMDLQRDGGADLAPAALFGKGAEQAQAAIAHVVTQARRRARWRGAVARFGLRRTRKFAGLRELPKFYLVKTLAAVRHSLFAVGEHLVGLGVLDAAEDVFFLDLREVRAALGGGDLRAVVAERRAAYEQERRRRHVPRVLLSDGTEPEALAVAAADGALIGTAASAGTVTGVARVVLDPVGAHLEPGEILVCPSTDPGWTPLFLTAGGLVMEMGGAMSHGAVVAREYGIPAVVGVPDATHRITTGQEIELNGAAGTVTLL from the coding sequence ATGAACACGGCACTGGACTTCTCCGAGATCGACGGCGGGATGCTGGCTGAGGTGGGCGGCAAGGCCGCCAACCTCGGCGAGCTGACCAGGGCCGGGCTGCCCGTGCCGCCCGGCTGGGTGCTCACCACGGAGGCCTACCGTCAGGTCGCGGACGGGCTGGAGACCGGCGGAGAAGGGCTGGCCGAGCGCGCCAGGCGGCACCTGCTCCAAGCCCCGGTGCCGGCCGCCGTGCACGAGACGATCGTGAAGCACTACGCCGCGCTCGGCCCCGACGCCCCGGTGGCGGTGCGCTCGTCGGCCACGGCCGAGGACCTGCCGTTCGCCAGCTTCGCCGGGCAGCAGGAGACCTACCTCAACGTTGTGGGTGCCGAGGCGGTGGCCGAGGCCGTACGCCGCTGCTGGGCCTCGCTCTGGACCGACCGCGCCGTGGCGTACCGCGAGTCCAACGGCATCGACCACGCCGCCGTGCGCCTCGCGGTGGTCGTCCAGGTCATGGTGGACTCCCAGGTCGCCGGCGTGATGTTCACGGCCAACCCGGTCACGGGCCGGCGGCGCGAGGCCGTCATCGACGCCAGCCCGGGGCTGGGCGAGGCGGTCGTTTCCGGCGCCGTCAACCCCGACCGCTTCGTCGTGTGCGGCGGAGAGATCCTCGAACGCCACGCCGGCGACAAGCGGCTGGCCATCCGCTCCCTGCCCGGCGGCGGCACCGAGCGCGTCGAGACCACCCACGACGGCCTCTGCCTGACCGACGCCCAGGTCCTCGCGCTGGCCGAGCTGGGCGCCCGAGTCGAGGACCACTACGGCGCGCCGCAGGACACCGAGTGGGCCATCGACGCGGACGGCACGCTCTGGCTCACCCAGGCCAGGCCGATCACCACTCTCTACCCGCTGCCGGAGACCACCAGGGAGGGCCTGCGGGTCTTCTTCTCGGTCAACGTGGCCCAAGGCGTGATGGGGCCGATCACGCCCCTGGGGCTGTCGGCGTTCAAACTGATCAGTGGCGGTGCCGCGAGCCTGCCCGGTTACGGCCCCGCCGACCCGCTCGACGGCCCGTCCTTCGTGTCCGTTGCAGGGCAGCGCCTGTGGCTCGACATCACCACCGCCGTACGCAGCCGCCCCGGCCGCACCATCCTCCCGCGCGCGCTGACGCTCGGCGAGGCCCGCACCGCCACCGTCATGGAGCGGCTGGTGGAGGACCCTCGCCTGTCGCTCGTCCCCGCCTCCCGCCGCCCGTTCCTGCGCGCCCTCGCGCGCTTCGCCCACCGCGTCCATGCCCCGTCGCGTGTCCTGATGGCCCTGACCAGGCCGGAGAGGGCTCTGGCCTATGCCGCCCGGCTCGGCGGAGAGCTCGACAAGAGGCTCCAGGTGCCCGATTCCGCGACCCCCGCACAGCGGCTGGACCACGCCGAGCGCATGCTGGCCGGCACGTTTCCCACCATCATCTCGATCATGCCCATCGTGATCACCGGGTATGGCCTGTTCGCGCTGGCGTCCAAGCTGTCCGGCGTGCCGCTGGCCGAGATGCAGGACGTGCTGCGCAGCGTCCCGCACAACCCGACCACGGAGATGGACCTGGAGTTGTGGGCCCTGGCCACCCGTATCGAGCCGGCGCCCTTCAAGGAACTGCCGGTCGCCGAGCTGGTCCGCCGCTACAAGGAAGGCGGCCTGCCGCCGGTCGCGCAGCGCGAGATCACCGCGTTCCTGGACAAATACGGCCACCGCGGCGTCGCGGAGATCGACCTGGGCGTGCCCCGATGGTCGGAGGAGCCCGCGCACATCCTCGGCGTGCTGGCCAATTACCTACGCATGGACCTGCAGCGGGATGGGGGCGCCGACCTGGCTCCCGCCGCGCTGTTCGGCAAGGGCGCCGAGCAGGCGCAGGCCGCCATCGCGCACGTGGTGACGCAGGCCCGGCGCAGGGCCCGCTGGCGGGGTGCCGTGGCGCGGTTCGGGCTCCGGCGCACCAGGAAGTTCGCCGGCCTGCGTGAGCTGCCCAAGTTCTACCTGGTCAAGACGCTCGCCGCGGTGCGGCACAGCCTCTTCGCGGTCGGCGAGCACCTGGTGGGGCTCGGCGTGCTCGACGCGGCCGAGGACGTGTTCTTCCTGGACCTGCGGGAGGTCAGGGCCGCGCTGGGCGGAGGCGACCTGCGGGCGGTCGTGGCCGAGCGGCGGGCGGCGTACGAGCAGGAGCGGCGCCGCAGGCACGTCCCCCGAGTCCTGCTGTCCGACGGCACCGAGCCGGAGGCGCTGGCGGTTGCCGCCGCGGACGGCGCGCTGATCGGCACGGCCGCCTCGGCGGGCACCGTCACCGGCGTGGCCAGGGTGGTGCTCGACCCGGTCGGCGCGCACCTGGAGCCGGGCGAGATCCTGGTCTGCCCGTCCACCGACCCCGGCTGGACGCCGCTGTTCCTCACGGCCGGCGGCCTCGTCATGGAGATGGGCGGCGCCATGTCGCACGGCGCGGTGGTGGCCCGCGAGTACGGCATCCCCGCCGT